The proteins below come from a single Pseudochaenichthys georgianus chromosome 14, fPseGeo1.2, whole genome shotgun sequence genomic window:
- the LOC117458925 gene encoding protein NLRC3-like isoform X3, with product MKSDCQTPLHTSTEQQEENRCYWFISRLEKMSDCLSLKSDPSKGKPPDISDEPGPSDRKGKRRSPAGQIRTVRADSGLQEVLDEHRISLRRRCERVTEGTGQSETLLNRIYTELYITQGQSEEVNTQHEVRQLETAYKKETLLATPIKCQDIFKASPDQHTHIRAVLTNGVAGVGKTFSVQKFTLDWAEGLENQDVSLVIPLSFRELNLIKGEQYSLLRLLHVFHPTLQEVTAEQLAVCKVLFIFDGLDESRLSLDFRNSEVVSEVSRPSSVNVLLTNLIRGKLLPSALVWITSRPAAANQIPPECVDRVTEVRGFTDAQKEEYFRRRFSDEDLSSRIISHIKGSRSLHIMCLIPLFCWITGAVLDDMLTTDQREELPQTLTDMYSHFLLVQTKRKEQKYEEGHETSPQQLTEADRELLLNLGRLAFEHLEKGDIMFYQEDLQRCGLDVTKALVHSGVCTEIFKRESVFFQKTVYCFVHLSLQEFLAAVYLFHSYTNRDTAVLKDFLQRDQGYPSLDVFLKKAMKKSLQSKNGHLDLFVRFLHGLSLESNQKLLGGLLGRTDNQPEIIQRAISNLKEMRGPSSPERSINIFHCLTEMKDHSVHQEIIEFLKSENRSEELSDIHCSALAYMLQMLEEVLEELDLKKYNTSEEGRRRLLPAVRSCRKAVLTICRLSETDCEVVASALMSDPSHLRDLDLSGNYMQDSGVELLSSGLKSPNCRLETLSLKSCSLSEISCSALASALKSNPSHLRKLNLRDNKLKDSGVKLLRDLLESPDCRLETLSLRSCSLSEISFSALLSALKSNPSHLRELNLRDNNLKDSDVKLLRDLLESADCRLETILINGGMIGAKKQKNCSRQEMSQKNDPAEDRVPADHWVRSVRTEFIQRVTPPVLNNLLDRLFDLGVINDSEMTSARAKLENERARDVVDMVRKKGAAACRVLIDALEKEDLYLYSDLVKLQGSSPG from the exons ATGAAGTCAGACTGCCAGACGCCATTACACACTTCGACAGAGCAGCAGGAGGAAAACAGG TGTTACTGGTTTATCTCCAGACTGGAGAAGATGAGTGATTGTCTGTCTCTGAAGAGTGACCCGTCGAAAGGGAAACCTCCAGACATCAGTGATGAACCTGGACCCTCAGACAGGAA AGGGAAGAGGAGAAGTCCTGCCGGTCAGATCAGAACTGTACGAG CAGATAGTGGTCTGCAGGAGGTTTTAGATGAACATAGGATCAGTCTGAGGAGGAGATGTGAACGTGTTACTGAAGGAACTGGTCAAAGTGAAACCCTCCTGAACAGGATCTACACTGAGCTCTACATCACACAAGGCCAGAGTGAAGAGGTTAATACCCAGCATGAGGTGAGGCAGCTGGAGACAGCGTACAAGAAAGAGACCCTCCTTGCCACTCCAATCAAGTGCCAGGACATCTTTAAAGCCTCACCTGACCAACACACTCACATCAGAGCGGTCCTGACGAATGGAGTCGCTGGAGTTGGAAAAACCTTCTCAGTGCAGAAGTTCACTCTGGACTGGGCCGAGGGTTTGGAAAACCAAGATGTCAGTCTGGTGATCCCGCTCTCCTTCAGGGAGCTGAACCTGATCAAAGGTGAGCAGTACAGTCTTCTCAGGCTGCTCCATGTCTTCCATCCGACCTTACAGGAGGTCACAGCAGAGCAGCTGGCTGTCTGCAAAGTGCTGTTCATCTTTGACGGCCTGGATGAAAGCAGACTTTCTCTGGACTTCAGAAACAGTGAGGTTGTGTCTGAGGTCTCTCGGCCGTCCTCAGTCAACGTGCTGCTGACAAACCTCATCAGGGGGAAGCTGCTTCCCTCGGCTCTCGTCTGGATAACTTCCAGACCTGCAGCGGCCAATCAGATCCCTCCTGAGTGCGTGGACAGGGTAACAGAAGTACGAGGCTTTACTGACGCCCAGAAGGAGGAGTACTTCAGGAGGAGATTTAGTGATGAAGACCTGTCCAGCAGAATCATCTCTCACATCAAGGGCTCCAGGAGCCTCCACATCATGTGTCTGATCCCACTCTTCTGCTGGATCACTGGTGCAGTTCTGGACGACATGCTGACTACAGACCAGAGGGAAGAGCTGCCCCAGACCCTCACTGACATGTACTCACACTTCCTGCTGGTCCAGACCAAGAGGAAGGAGCAGAAGTATGAAGAGGGACATGAGACGAGTCCACAGCAGCTGACGGAGGCTGACAGGGAGCTTCTCCTGAATCTGGGGAGGCTGGCGTTTGAACATCTGGAGAAAGGAGACATCATGTTCTACCAAGAAGACCTGCAGCGCTGTGGTCTTGACGTCACCAAGGCCTTGGTGCACTCAGGAGTTTGTACAGAGATCTTCAAAAGAGAGAGTGTGTTCTTCCAGAAAACAGTCTACTGCTTTGTTCATCTGAGCCTTCAGGAGTTCCTGGCTGCAGTCTACTTGTTCCACAGTTACACCAACAGAGACACAGCGGTACTGAAGGACTTCctgcagagagatcaggggTACCCATCCCTGGATGTCTTCCTGAAGAAAGCCATGAAGAAATCCCTCCAAAGTAAAAATGGCCACCTGGACCTGTTTGTCCGATTTCTCCACGGCCTCTCTCTGGAGTCCAACCAGAAACTCTTAGGAGGCCTGCTGGGTCGCACAGACAACCAGCCAGAGATCATCCAGAGAGCCATCAGCAACCTGAAGGAGATGAGAGGTCCTTCCTCTCCTGAAAGGAGCATCAACATCTTCCACTGTCTGACAGAGATGAAGGACCACTCAGTACATCAGGAGATCATAGAGTTCCTGAAGTCAGAGAACAGATCAGAGGAACTCTCTGACATTCACTGCTCTGCTCTGGCCTACATGCTGCAGATGTTAGAGGAGGTTCTGGAGGAGTTGGACCTGAAGAAGTACAACACATCAGAGGAGGGACGGCGGAGACTGCTTCCGGCTGTGAGGAGCTGCAGGAAAGCTGT ACTTACTATCTGTAGACTCTCAGAGACTGACTGTGAAGTGGTGGCCTCAGCTCTGATGTCTGACCCCTCCCATCTGAGAGATCTCGACCTGAGTGGCAACTATATGCAGGATTCAGGAGTGGAGCTGCTGAGTTCTGGACTGAAGAGTCCAAACTGCAGACTGGAGACTCTCAG TCTGAAGAGCTGCAGTctgtcagagatcagctgttctgctctggcctcagctctgaagtccaaccCCTCCCATCTGAGAAAGCTGAACTTGAGAGACAACAAGCTGAAGGATTCAGGAGTGAAGCTGCTGAGAGATCTTCTGGAGagtccagactgcagactggagaCTCTCAG TCTGAGGAGCTGCAGTCTGTCAGAGATCAGCTTTTCTGCTCTGCtctcagctctgaagtccaaccCCTCCCATCTGAGAGAGCTGAACCTGAGAGACAACAATCTGAAGGATTCAGATGTGAAGCTGCTGAGAGATCTTCTGGAGAGTGcagactgcagactggagaCTATATT GATCAATGGTGGGATGATCGGAGCcaagaaacagaagaact gttcaaGGCAGGAAATGTCCCAGAAAAATGACCCAGCCGAGGACAGAGTCCCAGCAGACCATTGGGTGCGCTCAGTTCGGACAGAGTTCATTCAAAGAGTGACTCCACCTGTCctgaacaaccttctggatagACTCTTTGACTTAGGAGTGATCAATGATTCTGAAATGACGTCAGCCAGAGCCAAACTCGAAAACGAAAGAGCACGAGACGTGGTGGACATGGTGCGAAAAAAAGGAGCGGCAGCATGCAGGGTTCTGATCGATGCTCTCGAAAAGGAAGACCTGTATCTTTACAGCGACCTTGTGAAGTTGCAGGGCAGCAGCCCCGGCTAG
- the LOC117458925 gene encoding protein NLRC3-like isoform X4, with protein sequence MKSDCQTPLHTSTEQQEENRCYWFISRLEKMSDCLSLKSDPSKGKPPDISDEPGPSDRKGKRRSPAGQIRTVRDSGLQEVLDEHRISLRRRCERVTEGTGQSETLLNRIYTELYITQGQSEEVNTQHEVRQLETAYKKETLLATPIKCQDIFKASPDQHTHIRAVLTNGVAGVGKTFSVQKFTLDWAEGLENQDVSLVIPLSFRELNLIKGEQYSLLRLLHVFHPTLQEVTAEQLAVCKVLFIFDGLDESRLSLDFRNSEVVSEVSRPSSVNVLLTNLIRGKLLPSALVWITSRPAAANQIPPECVDRVTEVRGFTDAQKEEYFRRRFSDEDLSSRIISHIKGSRSLHIMCLIPLFCWITGAVLDDMLTTDQREELPQTLTDMYSHFLLVQTKRKEQKYEEGHETSPQQLTEADRELLLNLGRLAFEHLEKGDIMFYQEDLQRCGLDVTKALVHSGVCTEIFKRESVFFQKTVYCFVHLSLQEFLAAVYLFHSYTNRDTAVLKDFLQRDQGYPSLDVFLKKAMKKSLQSKNGHLDLFVRFLHGLSLESNQKLLGGLLGRTDNQPEIIQRAISNLKEMRGPSSPERSINIFHCLTEMKDHSVHQEIIEFLKSENRSEELSDIHCSALAYMLQMLEEVLEELDLKKYNTSEEGRRRLLPAVRSCRKAVLTICRLSETDCEVVASALMSDPSHLRDLDLSGNYMQDSGVELLSSGLKSPNCRLETLSLKSCSLSEISCSALASALKSNPSHLRKLNLRDNKLKDSGVKLLRDLLESPDCRLETLSLRSCSLSEISFSALLSALKSNPSHLRELNLRDNNLKDSDVKLLRDLLESADCRLETILINGGMIGAKKQKNCSRQEMSQKNDPAEDRVPADHWVRSVRTEFIQRVTPPVLNNLLDRLFDLGVINDSEMTSARAKLENERARDVVDMVRKKGAAACRVLIDALEKEDLYLYSDLVKLQGSSPG encoded by the exons ATGAAGTCAGACTGCCAGACGCCATTACACACTTCGACAGAGCAGCAGGAGGAAAACAGG TGTTACTGGTTTATCTCCAGACTGGAGAAGATGAGTGATTGTCTGTCTCTGAAGAGTGACCCGTCGAAAGGGAAACCTCCAGACATCAGTGATGAACCTGGACCCTCAGACAGGAA AGGGAAGAGGAGAAGTCCTGCCGGTCAGATCAGAACTGTACGAG ATAGTGGTCTGCAGGAGGTTTTAGATGAACATAGGATCAGTCTGAGGAGGAGATGTGAACGTGTTACTGAAGGAACTGGTCAAAGTGAAACCCTCCTGAACAGGATCTACACTGAGCTCTACATCACACAAGGCCAGAGTGAAGAGGTTAATACCCAGCATGAGGTGAGGCAGCTGGAGACAGCGTACAAGAAAGAGACCCTCCTTGCCACTCCAATCAAGTGCCAGGACATCTTTAAAGCCTCACCTGACCAACACACTCACATCAGAGCGGTCCTGACGAATGGAGTCGCTGGAGTTGGAAAAACCTTCTCAGTGCAGAAGTTCACTCTGGACTGGGCCGAGGGTTTGGAAAACCAAGATGTCAGTCTGGTGATCCCGCTCTCCTTCAGGGAGCTGAACCTGATCAAAGGTGAGCAGTACAGTCTTCTCAGGCTGCTCCATGTCTTCCATCCGACCTTACAGGAGGTCACAGCAGAGCAGCTGGCTGTCTGCAAAGTGCTGTTCATCTTTGACGGCCTGGATGAAAGCAGACTTTCTCTGGACTTCAGAAACAGTGAGGTTGTGTCTGAGGTCTCTCGGCCGTCCTCAGTCAACGTGCTGCTGACAAACCTCATCAGGGGGAAGCTGCTTCCCTCGGCTCTCGTCTGGATAACTTCCAGACCTGCAGCGGCCAATCAGATCCCTCCTGAGTGCGTGGACAGGGTAACAGAAGTACGAGGCTTTACTGACGCCCAGAAGGAGGAGTACTTCAGGAGGAGATTTAGTGATGAAGACCTGTCCAGCAGAATCATCTCTCACATCAAGGGCTCCAGGAGCCTCCACATCATGTGTCTGATCCCACTCTTCTGCTGGATCACTGGTGCAGTTCTGGACGACATGCTGACTACAGACCAGAGGGAAGAGCTGCCCCAGACCCTCACTGACATGTACTCACACTTCCTGCTGGTCCAGACCAAGAGGAAGGAGCAGAAGTATGAAGAGGGACATGAGACGAGTCCACAGCAGCTGACGGAGGCTGACAGGGAGCTTCTCCTGAATCTGGGGAGGCTGGCGTTTGAACATCTGGAGAAAGGAGACATCATGTTCTACCAAGAAGACCTGCAGCGCTGTGGTCTTGACGTCACCAAGGCCTTGGTGCACTCAGGAGTTTGTACAGAGATCTTCAAAAGAGAGAGTGTGTTCTTCCAGAAAACAGTCTACTGCTTTGTTCATCTGAGCCTTCAGGAGTTCCTGGCTGCAGTCTACTTGTTCCACAGTTACACCAACAGAGACACAGCGGTACTGAAGGACTTCctgcagagagatcaggggTACCCATCCCTGGATGTCTTCCTGAAGAAAGCCATGAAGAAATCCCTCCAAAGTAAAAATGGCCACCTGGACCTGTTTGTCCGATTTCTCCACGGCCTCTCTCTGGAGTCCAACCAGAAACTCTTAGGAGGCCTGCTGGGTCGCACAGACAACCAGCCAGAGATCATCCAGAGAGCCATCAGCAACCTGAAGGAGATGAGAGGTCCTTCCTCTCCTGAAAGGAGCATCAACATCTTCCACTGTCTGACAGAGATGAAGGACCACTCAGTACATCAGGAGATCATAGAGTTCCTGAAGTCAGAGAACAGATCAGAGGAACTCTCTGACATTCACTGCTCTGCTCTGGCCTACATGCTGCAGATGTTAGAGGAGGTTCTGGAGGAGTTGGACCTGAAGAAGTACAACACATCAGAGGAGGGACGGCGGAGACTGCTTCCGGCTGTGAGGAGCTGCAGGAAAGCTGT ACTTACTATCTGTAGACTCTCAGAGACTGACTGTGAAGTGGTGGCCTCAGCTCTGATGTCTGACCCCTCCCATCTGAGAGATCTCGACCTGAGTGGCAACTATATGCAGGATTCAGGAGTGGAGCTGCTGAGTTCTGGACTGAAGAGTCCAAACTGCAGACTGGAGACTCTCAG TCTGAAGAGCTGCAGTctgtcagagatcagctgttctgctctggcctcagctctgaagtccaaccCCTCCCATCTGAGAAAGCTGAACTTGAGAGACAACAAGCTGAAGGATTCAGGAGTGAAGCTGCTGAGAGATCTTCTGGAGagtccagactgcagactggagaCTCTCAG TCTGAGGAGCTGCAGTCTGTCAGAGATCAGCTTTTCTGCTCTGCtctcagctctgaagtccaaccCCTCCCATCTGAGAGAGCTGAACCTGAGAGACAACAATCTGAAGGATTCAGATGTGAAGCTGCTGAGAGATCTTCTGGAGAGTGcagactgcagactggagaCTATATT GATCAATGGTGGGATGATCGGAGCcaagaaacagaagaact gttcaaGGCAGGAAATGTCCCAGAAAAATGACCCAGCCGAGGACAGAGTCCCAGCAGACCATTGGGTGCGCTCAGTTCGGACAGAGTTCATTCAAAGAGTGACTCCACCTGTCctgaacaaccttctggatagACTCTTTGACTTAGGAGTGATCAATGATTCTGAAATGACGTCAGCCAGAGCCAAACTCGAAAACGAAAGAGCACGAGACGTGGTGGACATGGTGCGAAAAAAAGGAGCGGCAGCATGCAGGGTTCTGATCGATGCTCTCGAAAAGGAAGACCTGTATCTTTACAGCGACCTTGTGAAGTTGCAGGGCAGCAGCCCCGGCTAG
- the LOC117458925 gene encoding protein NLRC3-like isoform X5 produces MSDCLSLKSDPSKGKPPDISDEPGPSDRKLCLPGRMHLLGKRRSPAGQIRTVRADSGLQEVLDEHRISLRRRCERVTEGTGQSETLLNRIYTELYITQGQSEEVNTQHEVRQLETAYKKETLLATPIKCQDIFKASPDQHTHIRAVLTNGVAGVGKTFSVQKFTLDWAEGLENQDVSLVIPLSFRELNLIKGEQYSLLRLLHVFHPTLQEVTAEQLAVCKVLFIFDGLDESRLSLDFRNSEVVSEVSRPSSVNVLLTNLIRGKLLPSALVWITSRPAAANQIPPECVDRVTEVRGFTDAQKEEYFRRRFSDEDLSSRIISHIKGSRSLHIMCLIPLFCWITGAVLDDMLTTDQREELPQTLTDMYSHFLLVQTKRKEQKYEEGHETSPQQLTEADRELLLNLGRLAFEHLEKGDIMFYQEDLQRCGLDVTKALVHSGVCTEIFKRESVFFQKTVYCFVHLSLQEFLAAVYLFHSYTNRDTAVLKDFLQRDQGYPSLDVFLKKAMKKSLQSKNGHLDLFVRFLHGLSLESNQKLLGGLLGRTDNQPEIIQRAISNLKEMRGPSSPERSINIFHCLTEMKDHSVHQEIIEFLKSENRSEELSDIHCSALAYMLQMLEEVLEELDLKKYNTSEEGRRRLLPAVRSCRKAVLTICRLSETDCEVVASALMSDPSHLRDLDLSGNYMQDSGVELLSSGLKSPNCRLETLSLKSCSLSEISCSALASALKSNPSHLRKLNLRDNKLKDSGVKLLRDLLESPDCRLETLSLRSCSLSEISFSALLSALKSNPSHLRELNLRDNNLKDSDVKLLRDLLESADCRLETILINGGMIGAKKQKNCSRQEMSQKNDPAEDRVPADHWVRSVRTEFIQRVTPPVLNNLLDRLFDLGVINDSEMTSARAKLENERARDVVDMVRKKGAAACRVLIDALEKEDLYLYSDLVKLQGSSPG; encoded by the exons ATGAGTGATTGTCTGTCTCTGAAGAGTGACCCGTCGAAAGGGAAACCTCCAGACATCAGTGATGAACCTGGACCCTCAGACAGGAA gttgtgtcttcctggtcgaatgcacttact AGGGAAGAGGAGAAGTCCTGCCGGTCAGATCAGAACTGTACGAG CAGATAGTGGTCTGCAGGAGGTTTTAGATGAACATAGGATCAGTCTGAGGAGGAGATGTGAACGTGTTACTGAAGGAACTGGTCAAAGTGAAACCCTCCTGAACAGGATCTACACTGAGCTCTACATCACACAAGGCCAGAGTGAAGAGGTTAATACCCAGCATGAGGTGAGGCAGCTGGAGACAGCGTACAAGAAAGAGACCCTCCTTGCCACTCCAATCAAGTGCCAGGACATCTTTAAAGCCTCACCTGACCAACACACTCACATCAGAGCGGTCCTGACGAATGGAGTCGCTGGAGTTGGAAAAACCTTCTCAGTGCAGAAGTTCACTCTGGACTGGGCCGAGGGTTTGGAAAACCAAGATGTCAGTCTGGTGATCCCGCTCTCCTTCAGGGAGCTGAACCTGATCAAAGGTGAGCAGTACAGTCTTCTCAGGCTGCTCCATGTCTTCCATCCGACCTTACAGGAGGTCACAGCAGAGCAGCTGGCTGTCTGCAAAGTGCTGTTCATCTTTGACGGCCTGGATGAAAGCAGACTTTCTCTGGACTTCAGAAACAGTGAGGTTGTGTCTGAGGTCTCTCGGCCGTCCTCAGTCAACGTGCTGCTGACAAACCTCATCAGGGGGAAGCTGCTTCCCTCGGCTCTCGTCTGGATAACTTCCAGACCTGCAGCGGCCAATCAGATCCCTCCTGAGTGCGTGGACAGGGTAACAGAAGTACGAGGCTTTACTGACGCCCAGAAGGAGGAGTACTTCAGGAGGAGATTTAGTGATGAAGACCTGTCCAGCAGAATCATCTCTCACATCAAGGGCTCCAGGAGCCTCCACATCATGTGTCTGATCCCACTCTTCTGCTGGATCACTGGTGCAGTTCTGGACGACATGCTGACTACAGACCAGAGGGAAGAGCTGCCCCAGACCCTCACTGACATGTACTCACACTTCCTGCTGGTCCAGACCAAGAGGAAGGAGCAGAAGTATGAAGAGGGACATGAGACGAGTCCACAGCAGCTGACGGAGGCTGACAGGGAGCTTCTCCTGAATCTGGGGAGGCTGGCGTTTGAACATCTGGAGAAAGGAGACATCATGTTCTACCAAGAAGACCTGCAGCGCTGTGGTCTTGACGTCACCAAGGCCTTGGTGCACTCAGGAGTTTGTACAGAGATCTTCAAAAGAGAGAGTGTGTTCTTCCAGAAAACAGTCTACTGCTTTGTTCATCTGAGCCTTCAGGAGTTCCTGGCTGCAGTCTACTTGTTCCACAGTTACACCAACAGAGACACAGCGGTACTGAAGGACTTCctgcagagagatcaggggTACCCATCCCTGGATGTCTTCCTGAAGAAAGCCATGAAGAAATCCCTCCAAAGTAAAAATGGCCACCTGGACCTGTTTGTCCGATTTCTCCACGGCCTCTCTCTGGAGTCCAACCAGAAACTCTTAGGAGGCCTGCTGGGTCGCACAGACAACCAGCCAGAGATCATCCAGAGAGCCATCAGCAACCTGAAGGAGATGAGAGGTCCTTCCTCTCCTGAAAGGAGCATCAACATCTTCCACTGTCTGACAGAGATGAAGGACCACTCAGTACATCAGGAGATCATAGAGTTCCTGAAGTCAGAGAACAGATCAGAGGAACTCTCTGACATTCACTGCTCTGCTCTGGCCTACATGCTGCAGATGTTAGAGGAGGTTCTGGAGGAGTTGGACCTGAAGAAGTACAACACATCAGAGGAGGGACGGCGGAGACTGCTTCCGGCTGTGAGGAGCTGCAGGAAAGCTGT ACTTACTATCTGTAGACTCTCAGAGACTGACTGTGAAGTGGTGGCCTCAGCTCTGATGTCTGACCCCTCCCATCTGAGAGATCTCGACCTGAGTGGCAACTATATGCAGGATTCAGGAGTGGAGCTGCTGAGTTCTGGACTGAAGAGTCCAAACTGCAGACTGGAGACTCTCAG TCTGAAGAGCTGCAGTctgtcagagatcagctgttctgctctggcctcagctctgaagtccaaccCCTCCCATCTGAGAAAGCTGAACTTGAGAGACAACAAGCTGAAGGATTCAGGAGTGAAGCTGCTGAGAGATCTTCTGGAGagtccagactgcagactggagaCTCTCAG TCTGAGGAGCTGCAGTCTGTCAGAGATCAGCTTTTCTGCTCTGCtctcagctctgaagtccaaccCCTCCCATCTGAGAGAGCTGAACCTGAGAGACAACAATCTGAAGGATTCAGATGTGAAGCTGCTGAGAGATCTTCTGGAGAGTGcagactgcagactggagaCTATATT GATCAATGGTGGGATGATCGGAGCcaagaaacagaagaact gttcaaGGCAGGAAATGTCCCAGAAAAATGACCCAGCCGAGGACAGAGTCCCAGCAGACCATTGGGTGCGCTCAGTTCGGACAGAGTTCATTCAAAGAGTGACTCCACCTGTCctgaacaaccttctggatagACTCTTTGACTTAGGAGTGATCAATGATTCTGAAATGACGTCAGCCAGAGCCAAACTCGAAAACGAAAGAGCACGAGACGTGGTGGACATGGTGCGAAAAAAAGGAGCGGCAGCATGCAGGGTTCTGATCGATGCTCTCGAAAAGGAAGACCTGTATCTTTACAGCGACCTTGTGAAGTTGCAGGGCAGCAGCCCCGGCTAG